A genomic segment from Chitinophagaceae bacterium encodes:
- the holA gene encoding DNA polymerase III subunit delta, translating into MSVEKIISSWKKKSFSAVYWLEGDEDFYIDEITAYAEHHILPEQEASFNLTVFYGRDADWASVINSCRRYPMFAERQVVILKEAQQMKDIDKLEAYIAAPLTSTLLVIALKGSNTDKRTKFYKLLQSNTVYFNAAKIRDNKVVDWITDYIASKGLSIKPNAAALLEEHIGNDLSRLANEVGKLQINLKGNRKEITEDDIETYIGISKEYNVFELQAAIAYRNLAKAIQIINYFESNPKANPIQRIFPALYSNFSRIISVYGLTDKSDNALKPLFYYNPDALTQAKAMMKNYGLPGMEKLILLLHLYNLKSLGIGDTGNDGATLLKEMMVKIIE; encoded by the coding sequence ATGAGTGTAGAAAAAATTATCAGCAGCTGGAAGAAAAAAAGCTTTAGTGCGGTATATTGGCTGGAAGGAGATGAAGATTTTTATATAGATGAAATTACTGCTTATGCGGAACACCATATTTTGCCCGAACAGGAAGCTTCCTTTAATCTTACGGTTTTTTACGGCAGAGATGCAGATTGGGCTTCGGTTATTAATAGTTGTCGCAGGTATCCCATGTTTGCAGAACGACAGGTGGTGATACTCAAAGAAGCCCAGCAAATGAAAGATATTGATAAGCTGGAAGCATATATTGCGGCTCCGCTTACAAGCACCCTGCTGGTAATTGCATTAAAAGGTAGCAATACCGATAAGCGCACTAAATTTTATAAGCTGCTTCAATCAAATACCGTTTATTTTAACGCTGCTAAAATAAGAGACAATAAAGTGGTAGATTGGATTACAGATTACATTGCTTCCAAAGGATTATCTATAAAACCCAATGCTGCGGCGCTTTTAGAAGAGCATATTGGCAACGACCTTAGCAGGCTGGCCAATGAAGTGGGCAAACTCCAAATTAACCTTAAAGGAAACCGTAAAGAAATTACAGAAGATGATATAGAAACCTATATCGGCATTAGTAAAGAGTATAATGTTTTTGAACTTCAGGCCGCTATTGCCTACCGAAACCTTGCAAAAGCCATTCAAATTATTAATTATTTTGAAAGCAACCCAAAAGCTAATCCTATTCAAAGAATTTTTCCGGCATTATACAGCAATTTTAGCAGGATAATTTCGGTATACGGGTTAACGGATAAAAGTGACAACGCACTTAAACCTTTATTTTATTATAATCCCGATGCGTTGACCCAGGCAAAAGCTATGATGAAAAATTATGGTTTACCAGGCATGGAAAAACTTATACTGTTGCTGCACTTATATAACCTAAAGAGCCTTGGTATAGGCGATACAGGCAATGATGGGGCC